DNA sequence from the Glycine soja cultivar W05 chromosome 18, ASM419377v2, whole genome shotgun sequence genome:
GTTGTGTTATGGAtcttagtttttaatttcaattatgtcATAgatctttgattttaattttggttatgTTATGGATATTAGTAATGGTTTggctcttgatttttttattttcagttgtgttatgaattttttttccttctacagGATGtcttcatcattatcatcaaatgactcTTCATGTGACGATGACGATCACATTACGAAGAACAAAGTGTTGATGTTTTCTGTAGCTAATGTTACCAATTACTTCATGAGTTATGTTGTGAAAAATCCATGTAGAGATTCAAGCATGACAGGCCATCGTTGGATATCTAAAATTCTAAATGGTCATCCAATACGTTGTTATCAGATGTTTAGAATGAAGAAACTTGTCTTTCTTGAATTATGTGATATCTTGGAAACCAAGTACAACTTAAAGAAAACTCGAAATGTCAGCATTTATGAGCAAGTTGGCTTGTTTTTATACATGTTGAGTTAACCAGGTTCTGTTCGTAATTGTGAGGAAAGATTTCAACATTCAGGTAAAACAATATCTAGACATTTCCATAATGTCTTAGAAGCTGTGTGTATGTTTGCAAAGGATATAATTAAGCCTGTTGATCCATCATTTAGGGATACTCTTCATGAGATTCTAAAAGATGCCAGATATCGCCCTTACTTTAGAGATTGTATTGGTGCAATAGATGGTACTCATATACGAGTTTGCGTTCCCTCTCATCTACAAGGAGTCTATATTGGTCGGAAAGGCTACACTACCACTAATGTCATGGCTGTTTGTGACTTTAGCATGTGTTTCACTTTTGTTTGGACAGGTTGGGAAGGTTCTGCACATGATACTAAGATATTTATGGAGGCTTTACGTAAGCCTGCATTGCATTTTCCACATCCTCCTTAAGgcacttaaaatttatatattataaatacatgtatcattataattttgtgtTCTAACATGCTCTATTGTTTTATTCTTTAGGTAAATATTATCTTGTTGATTCTGGTTACCCTACTTTTATGGGTTTTCTAGGACCATACAAGAAAACTAGGTATCATCTCTCACAATTTAGAATTGGGCCTAGAATTAGGGGGAGAGTtgaagtttttaattattatcattccAGTCTTCGAAGTATAATTGAACGTGCATTTGGTTTATGTAAAGCAAGATGGAAGATATTGGGTAATATGTCACCTTTTGCTTTGAAGATACAAAATCAAATCATTGTTGCTTGCATGGCTATACATAACTTCATTCAAAGAAATGACAAGAGTGGTGGAGAATTTGATTCGCTAGATGAAGATAACGAATATATAGATAGTGATGAGGATGAAAGTGAAGTTGGTCCTAGTACTACAACATGGGAAGAATCATATGCTTAAAGTATTCTACAAATGAAATGATTTAGAGAATCTCTAAAGAATATGTTTCCAACacgtatttaatttctttattttttaatactacaAGGTTGTCTGTTTATGGTATGGGTacatttgaacaattttatattagaaaacATTATTGATTGTATTATTACCaggttaataatattttatattttgttataaattataattacatagataataattaaattataaattagaatgTATGTGGCAACATtactaaaacaataaattaattaaattttaaatatgaaaagtaATTATGTAGAAAgatgtataattatatttttatgagatacatttattttatttttataaaaataattatttttcaatcaaaatttatagaaaatatataacaatattttaaatataatgataaagttaaaatatttttataaatgaaatagaagaaaaaaataattttttaaatttttaataatatttaattatttaaggcatttaataattatataataatgtttaagtatttaattattagttttaataatGTCAAAGTATATAATATCCTTTttggtaattttaattatgcaaAAGATCTTCTACAATTTCATCCAAAcactatattaatttaaataagcaCTTAATAGTTTATCATTCAAACatcaaattaacttatgtaaaaataatttttcagatAAGAGTTTCTTGATCTATAAGATCTTTTACAATAATGCATTCAAACAGGTCATGAgtccaacaaaataaaaaaaattggattttttttcgaattttgtgtGCTAAAGCAAAATCAATCTAAAATAGCTCGTGTttgattcaaattcaaaatttaaaggcGAATTCATAGATTTTATCGAGCGGGTTCGAACAACCTAATAAATCCAACTCATTTTACACTTCTAGTTTTTAGTgacaaaatcataatttattatatccATATAAGATGTtattctaagaaaaaaatacacaagattatatatctttaaaatatttttaccatACCCTTATATAAGTTTTTGATAGGCAATTACCCTGTATATAAGTATTCAACCATTAatacaatcaattttttttttttttgctttcaaatactttacaatgattaatatttgttaatggGTTGAAGTGCAATCTTTAGTCCACTTTAGAGTTTATACTGTCATTTTGACAAACCTTAAGGGGTGAGtatcattttctaaaaaatttacttgTAATACTTACGTTTTTAAGatgtttcaaattatttttgataCTTGTGTTCAAGCATATATGTTTAAATTTGTAAAGGCTATCCGTCTTCACTATCTAATCATATATTGAAAGATTTGTCTTTCACTTATCATATGAGGAAATACTTTAAGATCGAAAACAAAAAGCTTTTGTGACTCAATCAATATATAATAGTCAAGTAAACTAAATTGATAAATCAAGGTATAAACGTATTTATTGACTCAATCAATGGAAAAGGGATAAAAATGACAAGATACAAGTCAATATTAGGTTTTACAACAAAACTAGTAAAACCAGCAAATTTCAACATATACGTGTTCTCatacaagaaattaaaaaactgTAAGAATAATGACAATTATAACCTCTATATATGTTCATACATCATATATAACATATCTACCAAAGTTACTCACTCCAACCCTAAGAAAAGTAGGGTGGAATATATGTTTCGGTACAATCAAACACCGTGGATGGATCGATTGCAAACTGAACCACAGATCTTAGGTCATCCCAATTCTCATTGGCAAATGCGTGGTCCTCAACATTATTCTGGTTCCAAAAATTTGGGTAAGGGGTGGTTGATGGGGCCTGAAGATGGGATAGTGGGCCAAATTGGCCCAAAAACAAGTGTTTCTTTTCATCAACTTGTCCAATAACTGGTTTTCTTTCTATTTGTTGCATCATCATAGGGTCTCTGCAAATCAAATATGGCTTGCAGCAATTGTCAGAATCTAAGATGGATGCGTTGGAATTcacagggtttggtttggtggCTGGTGTTGAGTCTTTCAAGTTTGGAGCGTACTTCTTGAAAGATGGGATGCGTTTGAATATCCTGCAGAGTGTCCACACCTCCTGCAAACACATAAATGACATAGAGTCAATGATATTTTAGagttattatttatattcatatatatttaacttcatttataatttacttttccccatttttccttttcttttttcttcttaatgtcCATCTTATCATTTATTGTATCTAtcaattttttctctctatcaGTCTTTCTTTCCCATACAGTACAATCCAAAAAcgaagaaattattaaataatctcATATCACTACATGTCTTTGATtggttaattttaatatgacatatatttaattttttaatttgtgaaaaaatcaataattcttaattatatatcatatGGATATTAATTTGGATCATGATGGTGCCCGATTGACCACCtaatattttttccaaaaaaatacgaTATATGTTTAACATTTTTCAACACTTTAATGGTTACTTGTACAGCGGGATTTTGGGGTATAGAAAACTCactttgaaaattttaagtaaTCTTGTCATACCAAAATTTTGTGTATATTTCTctcattctaataaattttggtAAGACCGCACTTATTTAATGTCTATAAGAAAAAGTTGGatgcaattattttttgaaaaagacaCAATTTTTTGTAACAAGATCATGAAAAATATTGAAGACTCATTCCGAGAGACTGGGTCATGCTTAATAAAGGGGAATTGCATGTGTTTTGTAAGTCATGACAGTTACGTTCAACCAAAATGTCAGTATTCAACGGGGTTGACTTTGCCATATCTGTAAAGTTCATTATATGGGAAGCAATCGACCAGAAAATTTCCTGTCTTATTTTCAGACGTTCTATATAAATGATCATTATTTTACTATtgcaaaagcttttttttttttggtattttctaATACCTATTcccatgtattttttattttgtattttttttttacataaatgacatcattcaaaataaaaatttcaagatACTGCATATAGCATCAAGCAATTAAGCATGTTGTAATATTTTGGGGAATCATAAGATGATTTATTAGTTAGAGGAGGGACATAAAAGTTGAAGTGATGCTAAGGAGGTTATGCGTCTGAATTTCTTTGCTAACATAACATTTTGATTATTAATATTTGTCGAtgaaaaagttttaattttttggtatttaaaaacaagttttaattttttttgttgttgttgaataaAGCAAGTTTTAATTTAGTTCTATATAAAATGATGCAGAATAAAGCAagttttaatttagttaattctATACAAATGATGCAGGAATATAAGTTTAAGATAGTACAGTAAAAAAGTTAATcaagtaaatattatttattaatttaattgtaaTGGCTTACTaggcttaattaatttttttaaataacctaaaaaataaattagtgtttgatttgatttgatttattttttaaagtttttctttATCTTAAATGGAGAATGCAAACCAAGTAGTCAAGtacaatataaaaaactataaataaaagtatttttaatgaaCATGTTCTGAAAAGTAATGTTTTTACTTTCTATAAAAACTAGTTGGAAGAGTACTagagaatttttaaaaagttgaatCAAACAATATCTTAGCTTAACTTACTAAATAAGTTAAGTTAGACCTATTGCAAATTGGCTCATAGACCCTCAacatcatctaatttatttctatccTAACCTAAAATACTTTTacaaaagttaattaaattttgaatgcaATGTAATATATTTGACTAACCTAATATTGTTCTATAAAAACAAACTAGATAGGAAACCTAGAAGTGGTCCAAATCTGGCTCAACAGGCTCAGACATTTATTTTAACTGACCGAATTTTGATTGATACAAAATGGTCTTATAGTGAATATAATGCAATTATGAGATTAGACCATAACTGGATAAATATCTGGTTCCTAGTCAAATCAGATTCGAttcattttgttaattaatattattacttatcAAAGAAAACCTATATATGTTATGACTATATGAAATCAATTAATGGAAATCAgagtttttatttcttttatcaaaataaagaattttattaCGTAGTATAAGTAGTATTCCTATCCATTGTAATTAAGACCATCATAAAATGCAATAATATTGACATTAAGAGTGTAATTTTACTCATATATTAACATGACTATGTTgggtaaaatatattaaaagccGAAAGCATTTGATACTTGAATGCTTTTAAATtggcttattaaattataattatttaataaaattattttttgaaataattgataaacataAAAGGACATAAATGAAcatatttcataatatttttatataaattttattttatttgaagattaaaatacttttttgaggtgttataattttagttttaaattaattttaaaattttataattttttatttatagataaattatttccataaatttttagtttcaagtattatatttttttcgtaTCATGTATTCTACTATTAATATTATACtacatcttaaaatattttttaatcaagtttaaaataaagtataaaaacacactatttttattatgttaataaatgcaatggttaaaataaatagtcaaatataaaattattcaaaatataataaaaatttcaaaaaatataatatttatcaatttcaattttgtgaagtataatgttgaaatattaaattaaatattataaatgatataatGATTAAAGTAAATAGTGTAATATGAAAAATGTGTAGAAGCTAGGAATGagagacaaaaagaaaataaataataaagttatgttttattgaaaacaggtaataagaaaatttaataaatatttaaaggatatttttttaaaaaaaacttagaaattaatattttaaaaaatactatttcaaATAGacttaaaaaatcactaaaaattactaaaaagaaatttctttattaaataaatttttcaattagtaaaaaaactaaaagttaacTAAGATGAGTATAGTCTAACTATTTTCACGTCAccatttaattatgattaattaaatgtaaaaattgtaatgaattataattgttattatagTAAAGTCAATATAAACTATAATGATAATCTAGAAAAATATCACGCCTTAGACTATTATAGTTGAATAAATAGACTCGTTTAATCAATATGAATGATAGTTTAGAAAGTTTAACTTCATTCACACGTTATCGTAAatttcagaagaagaaaaaacagaaagaaaatacaAACTTCCTCTATTTGACCACACATGTGCACATCAATTGTTTCCACGTATGGATAGACATGTATACAATAATTCCTAAGAAAACCAAAGTCAAATCTTattgtaaataattaatacactGGTTATTTACTGTTGTAGGTAAATTAACAAGTGTTTAAAGTCTGCGTTTGCTTATAGTTTTCCCTCATAAAATGGGTCTGACCATGCTACCTATCTGGAATAATTTGAACATACACTAGTAAGCTTTTAGTGACTTGAATATGAACAGATCTCTGACCAAGAATCTCAGCAtttgttataatttaaatatatgctCTCCCTATATTAGTCTTATATATGGTTCTAGACGGTGTGCCTTTCCAatttttgaatataaaaaaaggaaaaaggtaaaataagaaatatgaaGTTAGTTTTAGTCATACAATGATGCATGTATATGGccaaagattatttttattaaattttacttcaattatatatgtttttattatgtgTTCAAGACAaattttttagattaatttCTCTGCACTGTGGTAAAAAATTATCCTATTAATTAAACCAATCagaaatcatattaaataagatttttaatttaaaaaaattattgtaaaatttaacCAACTTATCATAGATAATAATTTCTCATTGATGGGTAGTATAAAAACTTTTACagtatatattctattttttcataatttttcgggcatctcacttaattaatatgcttgttaaaaaatatatttaaaacacaTTAATTGTACATATGATCTTAttgtaattaaacaataattatatgaaatcatatatatatatatatatatatatatatatatatattgattaattgATAGACTTACTGCTTCTTGAACATCATTGGGGCTGGATTTTGCATTGGGTGGAAGGCGAAACTCATGCATCATCCAATCAGTTTTGGTGCCTTTGCCAGCACTTCCACGGTAATAGACCAATGACTTCTTCAGGCCAATGCATTCATGGGGTTCTTTCACGCAATATATGGACTTGTCAATCCCTGTGGCCTTCCAGA
Encoded proteins:
- the LOC114396948 gene encoding uncharacterized protein LOC114396948, which encodes MFAKDIIKPVDPSFRDTLHEILKDARYRPYFRDCIGAIDGWEGSAHDTKIFMEALRKYYLVDSGYPTFMGFLGPYKKTSLRSIIERAFGLCKARWKILGNMSPFALKIQNQIIVACMAIHNFIQRNDKSGGEFDSLDEDNEYIDSDEDESEVGPSTTTWEESYA
- the LOC114395586 gene encoding transcription factor JUNGBRUNNEN 1-like, producing MNVKVHSSDDTKKDEEVVLPGFRFHPTDEELVGFYLQRKVDKKPLKIELIKQVDIYKYDPWDLPKVNSFGDKEWYFFCIRGRKYRNSVRPNRVTRSGFWKATGIDKSIYCVKEPHECIGLKKSLVYYRGSAGKGTKTDWMMHEFRLPPNAKSSPNDVQEAEVWTLCRIFKRIPSFKKYAPNLKDSTPATKPNPVNSNASILDSDNCCKPYLICRDPMMMQQIERKPVIGQVDEKKHLFLGQFGPLSHLQAPSTTPYPNFWNQNNVEDHAFANENWDDLRSVVQFAIDPSTVFDCTETYIPPYFS